Proteins encoded together in one Prionailurus viverrinus isolate Anna chromosome B1, UM_Priviv_1.0, whole genome shotgun sequence window:
- the CABS1 gene encoding calcium-binding and spermatid-specific protein 1, translating into MVPFCPMAEDGLPKICSHPPTESSKTTTEATILFGDDNTIPKSETTMTSEGDHITSLNDNTIESDFSTTGNKFTSLKEKLKSEDDAESHLIRSSTHLEKEITSLIGTTNSTANDSITENCIPVKIGNISSPSATVSLIDFSTNIAKEDILLDTTGPGNEYVSITSEVSGTLKDGTASIVDTPALPAKKDEPDVNNYSSSVKSNVTADEAVQITTSSIPEAEISSATEKDFTTIPDIAALTEEKMTEIDLNIPEDDPNAVPKLTDSDEEKFITVFELTTTVERCEDNPEDVLITDEESKDEVNVWMAKDITNEAENHPILLTAVESRYDFVVPISVDVNLMEDSSITTKDLSENNTMEYVTKDSEPLSRTTSDLDTLSHEDDAFTTEMGVFKLLKEEPDEFLI; encoded by the coding sequence ATGGTGCCATTTTGTCCCATGGCTGAAGATGGTTTGCCAAAAATTTGCTCTCATCCTCCAACAGAAAGCAGCAAAACAACAACTGAAGCAACCATTTTATTTGGGGATGACAACACTATTCCTAAATCAGAAACAACTATGACCTCAGAAGGAGACCACATTACTTCATTAAATGACAATACAATAGAAAGTGATTTTTCAACAACAGGCAACAAGTTTACATCTCtgaaggaaaaactaaaatcAGAAGATGATGCTGAGTCTCATCTTATTAGGTCATCAACCCATCTGGAGAAAGAAATTACTAGTCTGATAGGCACAACAAACTCCACAGCTAATGACTCTATTACTGAAAACTGCATTCCAGTGAAAATTGGTAATATCTCATCACCAAGTGCTACTgtttctttaatagatttttcCACTAACATAGCAAAAGAAGATATTCTCTTGGATACCACTGGCCCAGGGAATGAATATGTCTCTATAACTTCTGAAGTCTCTGGAACATTGAAGGATGGCACCGCTAGCATTGTGGACACCCCTGCCCTTCCAGCTAAGAAGGATGAACCCGATGTTAACAATTACAGTTCCTCAGTTAAATCCAATGTCACTGCTGATGAGGCTGTCCAGATCACCACCTCGTCTATTCCTGAGGCTGAAATCTCTTCTGCTACTGAAAAAGACTTCACCACTATTCCAGATATAGCTGCccttacagaagagaaaatgactGAAATTGACCTCAACATTCCAGAGGATGACCCCAATGCTGTGCCTAAACTAACAGATTCTGATGAGGAAAAGTTCATCACTGTGTTTGAGCTCACTACCACTGTTGAAAGGTGCGAAGATAACCCAGAAGATGTTCTGATAACTGATGAAGAGTCTAAGGATGAAGTCAATGTTTGGATGGCGAAAGATATTACAAATGAAGCAGAGAACCATCCCATTTTGCTTACTGCTGTTGAATCTAGATATGACTTTGTAGTCCCTATATCAGTAGATGTGAACCTCATGGAAGATTCATCTATTACGACAAAAGATCTGtctgaaaataatacaatggaatatgtaACTAAGGACAGTGAGCCACTTTCAAGAACTACCTCTGATCTAGATACCCTAAGCCACGAGGACGATGCTTTTACTACTGAAATGGGTGTCTTTAAGCTACTGAAGGAAGAACCAGATGAGTTCCTTATTTGA